gctggggatatccctcttcttttgtggcatagctcggaaaccggcatttccccgaccttttagtctcgtatgaatttcccaaatcatgctcattgttCTCCTTGCTTTGTCTacaggccttggccttgaggtttataacctttgatttcgacaagggtatccctcttgacactcgtcaatccttttatcaattcccttttgctggggatatcttttttgacactggtgactataccatttggatgcactagtcagatctcattttgtataattgggaagctgatgacatattttgaagtcaattcacacttgttatgaccagacagactctattggggagtttttctatgaaaggagaaagataaaagaaacaaaataaaagacaaaggaaacgatgactcttttacaaaagaaactataaataaaaacctatcaaacgaaaacaacgactctaatggtcatgacatgcacatgtggcctatcctctgccgtcaatcgtctttcaagaccttcaattggcaattctcCATCTGATtcctaatcttattcgacttgtagtgcccgaagggttttcactatcaagcctctctcattttggtttttctctcagctttcatcgccttatggtgtccgtgaagattttcaccgataagactctctcatttgtatcactttccagttggggatttggagtgttgccggtttaactctctctgctggggattagagttcTTTCTGCTGTGGATCAGAGTTTATGTTcatcggtaagactctcatttgtttgacttggcatcttttgaagactgatcagaaagtcattctttggaccgtaatgtgggtttctggatagggctagaaagaaagggtattaaaggctcaaaaaataaatcaatttggggttcaaaattacaaccttcggaaccatatttgtttataacaagcgcaacccttgccccagtttcttgcttggggattatttacttacttatttatttttatttttaatttttattacaccatgaccgagccgtgaggcgcctacgtatcctctttgaggaatcaggtcgaacgtagttacCAATTCCtccgttttcttctgactttcttttgtttttttgttatcatttttcttttattttctcttttcttttcattttttttcgtttttgttgcttcttttttttgtgttttctttctttttttttcttttcttcttctttaccttccagggtcgtattttctagtcgttgctattgattccgaacgaggagtacgaaagaaaaaataaacaaggctcaaaaggggtaacgaaggataaagtgtttaggtagcagaacgaaatgccttcgtcatttcagtcttcaaaacatgtcaagtgcaaacaacacaattgaacaaggatttatagtctcttctgatggtgttggacttgacaattatattcaacatttgcttttcatttatcatttctaaagcaccgttgggcgacactctcactcttattatcatgaacaaccctcatgccaatttggcgaatcttgcttttaaacggttttctttgtgttttactttccctagttccacatgactcgagctccgaataatctcaaccgtccttatttcctttaaatgttctaaccacctttccggggttttatgattaacttttaagattaggcccaaactgtgtgcgcatgtcatttCACCAGAATCGGCGCtggaaaaaaatgataaaaagaccCAACAAAAGATGacgggaaataataaaagaccggattttgcattagattaccggtgaaatggtttgaataacaaaacaaacgaaacaaaccagaataaaatcctaaaatagcctggacaaaacttaaacagaccgctatgacaaaatggaaagataagaaggtttgacacaagacaatatccggattacaaccctaagaataatccggacaacagaaatgacaacaaaataagccaccaaaagcttctctcttacttaccaaggaacggagcgtccttcCATTTTATCAAAACTGACATCTCAGCCACTGAGTTTCGtatcagtattgcccagaccattgccaacttcaatatcatcaaccctagtcaaaaattccccaataggattcgagtgcttctgtcatcaggcctgaaccccgcaaagtgtgtatcatgatgtgcaggtaaaggattccgtGCGacattctgggtgtcattgtccggcttaccacaaaccaaccaccttaactttctttgcgattcaaaacaaaacaggttagaatggactcagtcggtcctcattattaacaacatctttttttctttttttctttttttttcatctttttttttctttgtcttttttttttcttttttttcattttttttgttgtggtcgaatcttatagagattgcctacgtatcatgaccccgcatgaatcagaccttgcgtagttcggaccaataaaagataaacaataataaacatttttttcaatttaaaacaaactgggtttcaaaggtttgaagaagacctacaaactcgaaaatcaaacaacccacgtattctaattaaaagatttacaaactccaaacaaaaaggccagcttcttttccccgtttgacaaatgcaaccaaacggctatttttgcaaatgtgaccccttccaaatctcacatgaattttgaggtcggggaggattattttatgacactttacaaacttgtccgttcttttacgaaaatagcctttcgacaactgaaagatacgcTAAGGCTATTTCGggaagaacggtttaagacgcggccgaaggtggctcggcttatttttgacaaaacaaaaattcaaacggtattcacctgaccgctgactctttgtttcttttttctttctcaaattataataaaaccttgtgttgcaaacacggcccttcagcgtctcggggacgaagatttttttaaggctgtgtgggtcaactagaccaaaaaacaatgacccaaaaggtggctgtttatgcaaagccagccttccggcgtccctttcgggaacattcagctatgttttgacaaaacagcgtcacccgacttttTTATGACAGAActaaaattttgacatattttttttattatttatttgtttttggctattttagcaaaaggtggggttggacccgatgagggttgcctacgtatctcacatccggtgagaatcaaacccgcgtagttcgggcagattggatacgggtgagaataaaaaaataactaattcagagaaaacatatcttttttttcttttgctttttcttaaaaggtgataaaacatgtaaaatcttttggattttttttttaccttttttttatttttgatttttcaaaaatgataaaaagtgcaaaataaaatttgaattcatttttttttaaataaaaatgtaaCAAAACATAATCGGGCCCTATttgctttatcttcacacttcaccctctctttttccttttttccttttcattcactctcaattatcattggtccgccaaatgacccttttacccttgaaggaatgcaacatgtagcacataagatgcatcaagatggtctttttcatttcaagttgctagtcctagacagacccaacccctgtgttcagtcccctaagccaaatgcaacatgatgcaaataatcgttcctactagggatccggcatgaagtcatgttattctatgttcaaaacctgagtcggtgttctagactgtgtacccgagcggacaactcaagtcgaggagggggcaacttaccggaaACCAAAAGGCTATCcagcttcgtaacttgtccgagcctcttttttatttcagggtatgacactaacagaatagggagtctcaaccagtaagcacatccccagaggtgaagagagaagggttcggcacagtttatatatacagtcaaataatatcaaaacggtaaaagcagcatttagcacattaggctcaaacatgtaaaaatcagataaagccaaaatataacaatttatctaagctcgaatttctaaccctgaaccagtagtTCTGGGTtacaagtccccagcagagtcgccagagctgtcgcacctccttttttcgcccccgcgaggggcgtaggagttttttccaattaaaggacaatcgaaacgggatttgtttatttatttcagagtcgccacttgggagatttagggtgtcccaagtcaccaatttaatcccgaatcgaggaaaagaatgactccatattacagtctgcgtaccagaaatccggataaggaattctgttaacccgggagaaggtgttaggcattcccgagttccgtggttctagcacggtcgctcaactgtcatattcggcttatttatctgattttaatacaattatgaaccgatgtgccaattttaactttttaccactttattattattatttttaaaagaatgtgaacatcgcttaaaacacgtctttggactgcgtcacatgaaatgcacccacaatccggaacacattttatttgatgttttgggatttggatttgggtcgcatgaaatgcacacccaagcttaagaaagtaaactattaaacacgcgcctaaagagactatcgcgttattattttgggaaggccgtgaaattcgctaaacggccctcccgaattctaagtaattaacacatatatatttGTGAGGGTCCCTcaatctgtgtgttttatttggcgaggcccgtctcattttatttaaaaagataaacctatagtgactacatttcttctattaagtttgtctctaaaagtaAAAGGAAATCcttcaattaattacatgctgaaaaagtcgaacttattagttattagtttacggctaatgcaaatggaaaattgcaatcgagtttgtacaaagagagattgcttccgttctatattctattatttaataacactggaacatgagatttacgcacaataatatcaaaacagattacttgttctttgattaatttaaactaacattattagatgaagaagttatgcaacctcgttactcattaatcagtcaactacatttttatacaaagaaaggaaaattatattcaaacacaaatctaaacaggaggaattcaacaggaacaaagcctgattaatatttcatttcgcttcaagccgagagtgtacaaatgtgtacctggaaatggcagtacaagaacaaaagaagtaggagtcagcaacagcaggttcagcaacaccgcaaaaccagtaacaaccagtagaataacccagtaacagattgaaaaatcagcaataccaaagtgcaatcgcagtcaaagcagaaaagagacggatacaagatgcagcagtttactgattttgaatcacactcgaggaaaggcaaacaaaaattattcaagtgaaagttcaaattgcctTTCTCgtttactctcaaaatgtttcaagtgTCAAAGTCCTCTTCTAAAAAAACTCTCCTCAAACTAAAAGCCCTCaagtattttccttttttttttgtccaAGTCTTTTAGTCTAAGactctctttcttttttaaacTGCCCGTTTTTTTTAGTCCCCAGCTCTCAAATGTAAAAGCCTGTCTGAGTGTCAAAAATCTCCCTTAAAATCTGATTCAAGTTCCCTTATTTATTctccatcccaaaccctttaatcaattaataaaaccacactttctcctaccaaacccactatcttctcacgcatcccccttttaatccactacctaatgttttgtcccccactacattaaataaatatatcaaaccccaacccattacctcttgtccctcatgcctaacataaacaattatatcacccacaccccattacattttatcccccatgcttaacataaacaattacaaaatgtacaattcctaaactacccctccgaccttattgcaattaccattttacccctgaacgtactgcaatttaccaaactacccccatcagctataaccaatcaattaatcaaactcaaccaaaatatagccaatatgaccaatttctacacaaattcaaacaacaaatcacatgaacacgatttctgaaccaattcaacaacaaatcacatgaacacaaattgaacaacatcaaattaatgtgcataaattaaccatattgggaaccaatcctggttaacttagaccaaaaattgatgagcaaggaaacaacaatattaacaacacaatacatgattcaaactaaatcaacaaatcaaaaaccaaaacataaactcacattaaattactggatgaacttcaaacaaagaataaacatgcattagatccatattaaataacaaacatgacggattcaaatgatttaaactaaatctaacaatattaaaattaaactaacaatttcttctacaaaaatacaaaataaaagcacatgaaataaactgaaaaactaattaatcaaaattccatttgaatctgaaaattaaatcaacaaaacatatgaacaaactagaaaattatttcaacgatgaacaaacaaaacaagaattgaatcatttatcgattttggatccgaaaaatatcaaacaaaaatatggacaaaatgaaacttaaaaaaatccactaaccggatcaaaacgacgaacaatgactgaccaatGACGAACTCGtaaggactgttttgacgacgAAGCGACAAGCTGCGTTGGCAGCCATGGCGAAAGAaacgaagatgaaggagcagcagCACAAAACAGTAGCAGTACGAAGACCCATGAGCAGcagttgaagaagaagacgatgagcaGCAAGTGGACACAACGGGCAGCAGTTGAGCAACAGCAGCAGCACGATGGAGTCGCCAGCAGCAGCACACAGCAACGGCGGAGCAACAGCGTAACAGCAGCGGACGCAACATCAGCAGACACAGATGAAGCAGCTATGACGGGCAGCCGTGGGGAGCAGCAGGTGGACTATTTGGGTCGTCACTGGTTGTCGACTTTAGTCGACGAAAATGGGGGGTTGACGACGATGAGATGAAGCAGCGGCCATGGATGTCGAGACGGAGCTCGAAAGTGGTCGTTTGGTCGTTCATAGCTTGAAGACGACGATAGAGATGGTGTTGGTTGTTTGTTCGAGCTGGGGTCATGAGGGTGATGAATAatgacgtgtgtgtgtgtgtatgtgtgttgaGGGGGATAGGCAGGGCATCCATGGATGTCTTGTTTGgagtttgaggaagaagaaggaaagagaGGGGGGGCGGGCTTCCACAGTGAACAATTATGTTagggttttgttgtttttttttttagatagggaaataggggtgttgggttatggactgggtcgacccggtttgaaatggaccgggtcgtttgggaagattgggtctctTTGGGGCTTGTGGTTTATaattgaagaaatggcccaatccgatttttctttgtatttttgctctcttttcttttactttctaattaataaaactaaaaattttaaattaagttaataaactaaattaacttatcgaAAAATAATAATTAGTTCCAAATAAAAATTATCGCACATAAGGATagcaattaacaataaaatcgcacaattaaaCGTTAAATGCCAAAATGCGacatacattatttttatgattttctcatttttataaACAAACTTAAATAACTACTAAAACGgaaatgcaacatattttaatatttttattaatttaaacaaacaaacatgcgcaaacaaatacaaataattatccaaaaatgtcacaaaaattctcaaaattgcacaccaaggaaaatcattttattttgaattttttgggagtaattctcatatagggcaaaaatcacgtgcttacagctgcccctctttgctcgaagacacgaagggttttcgtgcaaagataaagtgagcgatttttgcccatctgagtactccgtgtgaagcattttttgaaaaagatttgaccgaacctttgcttcagaggtttcctacatatcctgggctaaacagaaatcaggtcaatgtagttcgggaaattttggtagctaggactaccgtgggactgcaaggttactgctgttgcatgctattaccactgcttaccgatctccttgttacaccgtgcttaaaagaaaacaagaagctaggctagactgcaacttgttcttgttgccttgctttcttgtctgcttgcgtttcttccggtgcttttcttccgagacttctggccctttgcttttctgaataccagttttcatcattttgttcggtccgctggggacatggctttcttcattaagcttttcggcagttcctctggggatacggctttctttatcagatttgttatggtgggcatgatttaatgttcacaagtcgtttctttcaaaatgcgtcttttcttccttttgacatatgcacttgagtttgtgctgggacctcttgttgcaaccttctgcttcccgatgatttttattgtttcctgctggggattcctgttgtaaccttctaccttctggTGGGGTTATTGCTTTCAAGATCTGCATtataagactgaaaattattcctcttgttatacaggcgggctcctgacttcaacaaacaactttgaaaaataaaaacgccattcctctcttcaggcgggctcctgacttcaaataaacaacttttaaaataaacgtcattcctctcttcaggagggatcctgacttcaacaacaactttaaaaataaacgtcattcctctcttcaggcgggctcctgacttcaacaactttaaaaataaaatgacattcctttctttaggttggcgagatttaaacaactttaaaaataaacgtcattcctctcttcaggtgggctcctgacttcaaaaacaaccttgaaaaataaacgcctttcctctcttcaggcgggctcctgacttcaaaaacaaCCTTGAAAaataaatgcctttcctctcttcaggcgggctcctgactccaacaataactttaaaaaaatgtcattcttttctttaggttggcgagatttcaacaacttttaaaataaaacgtctttcctctcttcaggcgggctcctgatttcaacaactttgaaaataaacgacattcctctcttcaggcgggctcctgacttcaacaacaactttaaaaataatcgtcattcctctcttcaggcgggctcctgatttcaacaacaacttttgaaaataaacgccattcctctcttcaggcgggctcctgacctcaacaactactttgaaaataaaatgtcattcctttctttaggttggcgagatttaaacagctttaaaaataaaacgtttttcctctcttcaggcgggctcctgacttcaacaaacaactctgaaaataaaatgtcattctacaggtgggctcctgacttcaacaacaactttaaaaataaacgtcattcctctctttaggcgggctcctgatttcaaactt
This sequence is a window from Nicotiana sylvestris chromosome 3, ASM39365v2, whole genome shotgun sequence. Protein-coding genes within it:
- the LOC138888244 gene encoding uncharacterized protein, whose product is MTDQQRTRMDCFDDEATSCDGSHGERNEDEGAAAQNSSSTKTHEQQMKKKMMSSRWMQRAAVEQQQQHDGVASSSTQQRRSSSGTTADATSADTDEAAMMGSRGEQQDCFDDEATSCVGSHGERNEDEGAAAQNSSSTKTHEQQLKKKTMSSKWTQRAAVEQQQQHDGVASSSTQQRRSNSVTAADATSADTDEAAMTGSRGEQQVDYLGRHWLSTLVDENGGLTTMR